A genomic region of Cotesia glomerata isolate CgM1 linkage group LG9, MPM_Cglom_v2.3, whole genome shotgun sequence contains the following coding sequences:
- the LOC123271971 gene encoding glucose dehydrogenase [FAD, quinone] has product MGVESTIANYLGSATGSLSWFFPALAMAISYFQLEVMDKESQPIDMPTELLHPAYDFIVVGAGSAGAVVASRLSEIENWNVLLLEAGGDETEISDVPLLAGYLQLSKLDWKYKTEPQGDACLAMEQGRCNWPRGKVLGGSSVLNYMLYLRGNRKDYDIWEQQGNPGWSSKDALYYFKKSEDNKNPYLANTVYHSTGGYLTVQEAPWRTPLATAFVKAGQEMGYEIRDINGARQTGFMIAQGTIRDGSRCSTSKAFLRPARLRQNLHVALNSHVTKVLIDPTTKRAYGIEMMREGKMYRIRAKNEVILSGGSVNSPQLLMLSGVGPRDHLEQLGIPVIHDAAVGQNLQDHVGLGGLTFLVNQEVSMVENRLHSVSSVMRYAIFGDGPLTVLGGVEGLAFVNTKYVNATEDFPDIELHFISGSTNSDGGRQIRKVHGITQRFYDAVFGEISSRDVWSVIPMLLRPKSKGLIRLRSKNPFDHPLIYPSYFKEPEDIATLVEGVKIGVALSRTAAFRKYGSELNPRPFPGCQHIPLYTDPYWECMIRHYSATIYHPVGTCKMGPSWDSEAVVDPQLRVYGVTGLRVIDASIMPNLVSGNTNAPAIMIGEKGADMIKEFWRKRKHGL; this is encoded by the exons ATGGGAGTCGAGTCAACGATTGCGAATTACCTAGGCAGCGCCACCGGGAGTTTAAGCTGGTTTTTCCCCGCGCTTGCTATGGCCATCTCGTATTTCCAGCTAGAAGTAATGGACAAAGAGTCCCAGCCAATTGACATGCCGACAGAATTACTTCATCCTGCGTACGACTTCATCGTCGTCGGCGCCGGATCCGCAG GCGCAGTAGTAGCGAGCCGCCTGTCGGAGATAGAAAACTGGAATGTTCTACTGCTAGAAGCCGGAGGGGACGAAACGGAAATTTCCGACGTTCCATTGCTGGCTGGATATCTCCAGTTAAGCAAACTTGACTGGAAATACAAAACAGAGCCTCAAGGCGACGCGTGTCttg CAATGGAACAGGGCCGTTGCAATTGGCCACGCGGAAAAGTCCTAGGTGGCAGCAGCGTCCTGAACTACATGTTATACCTGCGAGGGAACCGCAAAGACTACGACATCTGGGAGCAGCAAGGGAACCCTGGCTGGAGTTCCAAGGATGCGTTGTACTACTTCAAGAAGTCTGAGGACAACAAGAACCCGTATTTGGCCAACACGGTCTACCATTCCACCGGAGGATACCTGACGGTGCAAGAAGCGCCCTGGAGGACGCCATTGGCGACTGCCTTCGTGAAAGCTGGTCAAGAAATGGGCTACGAGATTCGGGACATAAATGGCGCCCGTCAGACGGGATTCATGATCGCCCAGGGAACTATCAGGGACGGGAGCCGCTGTTCCACCTCCAAGGCCTTCTTAAGACCTGCTAGATTAAGGCAGAACCTGCACGTCGCCCTAAACTCCCACGTGACCAAGGTGTTGATCGACCCTACGACAAAGCGGGCCTACGGAATAGAAATGATGCGCGAGGGCAAGATGTACAGGATCCGGGCCAAGAACGAGGTCATTTTGTCGGGTGGCTCCGTCAATTCTCCGCAATTATTGATGCTTTCGGGTGTGGGACCTAGGGATCATTTAGAACAACTGGGAATTCCGGTGATCCACGACGCAGCTGTGGGACAGAACCTCCAGGATCATGTAGGACTAGGAGGACTGACGTTCTTGGTGAATCAAGAGGTTTCTATGGTTGAAAACCGGCTCCACAGTGTCTCTTCAGTGATGAGGTACGCCATCTTCGGCGACGGACCGCTGACTGTCTTAGGAGGCGTAGAAGGACTCGCTTTTGTGAATACCAAGTATGTAAACGCTACGGAAGACTTTCCAGACATTGAGTTGCACTTTATCTCCGGATCAACGAATTCAGACGGCGGAAGACAGATCAGGAAGGTCCATGGGATCACTCAGAGGTTCTACGACGCAGTTTTTGGGGAAATCAGCAGCCGGGATGTGTGGAGTGTCATTCCGATGCTGCTCAGGCCCAAAAGCAAGGGGTTGATTAGATTGAGGAGCAAAAATCCCTTCGACCATCCTTTGATCTATCCGAGTTACTTCAAGGAGCCGGAAGACATTGCCACGCTAGTAGAGGGCGTTAAAATTGGCGTCGCGCTAAGTAGGACAGCCGCGTTTAGAAAGTATGGAAGCGAGTTGAATCCAAGACCTTTCCCCGGCTGCCAGCATATCCCGCTTTACACTGATCCGTACTGGGAGTGCATGATAAGGCACTACTCCGCGACTATTTACCATCCGGTGGGAACTTGCAAGATGGGGCCCAGTTGGGACAGTGAGGCTGTTGTTGATCCTCAGCTTAGGGTCTATGGAGTTACTGGGTTGAGGGTTATTGATGCTTCTATCATGCCGAATTTAGTCAGTGGGAATACTAATGCTCCTGCGATTATGATTGGGGAAAAAGGCGCTGATATGATTAAGGAATTTTGGCGTAAAAGGAAACATGGGTTGtga
- the LOC123271979 gene encoding flotillin-2 codes for MGNVHTCGPNEALVVSGGCCGSMKKRTIVGGYAFCWWFVTDVQRLSLEVMTLNPVCESVETAQGVPLTVTGVAQCKIMKADELLHTASEQFLGKSTHEIKCTILSTLEGHLRAILGTLSVEEVYKDRDQFAALVREVAAPDVGRMGIEILSFTIKDVYDDVQYLASLGKAQTAAVKRDADIGVAEANRDAGIREAECEKTAMDIKYNTDSKIEDNARLFQLQKANFDQEVNTAKAEAQLAYELQAAKIKQKIRNEEIQIEVVERHKMIEVEEQEVRRKEHELKSTVRLPAEAEHYKMTTVAEGKRTQTVENAKAEAEKIRLIGESEAKTLDIIGTAEAERMRLKAQVYKKYNEAAILNIALNAMPKIAAEIAAPLARTDEIVLLGGNDGVTNELTRLVGQVPPAVQALTGVDLSKVLGKIPGAK; via the exons gAGGATGTTGCGGATCTATGAAAAAACGAACGATTGTAGGCGGGTACGCATTCTGCTGGTGGTTTGTTACGGATGTCCAACGTCTGTCTCTGGAGGTAATGACTCTAAACCCGGTGTGTGAGAGCGTCGAAACAGCCCAGGGTGTCCCACTAACCGTGACTGGAGTCGCCCAGTGCAAGATAATGAAGGCTGATGAATTACTGCATACTGCGAGCGAGCAGTTTTTGGGGAAGAGCACTCATGAAATTAAGTGCACTATCTTGTCTACTTTGGAGGGACATCTTAGAGCTATTCTTG GTACGCTGTCGGTCGAAGAAGTTTACAAAGATCGCGACCAATTCGCAGCACTAGTACGCGAAGTTGCTGCTCCGGATGTTGGACGTATGGGAATAGAGATATTGTCGTTTACTATCAAGGATGTTTATGATGATGTTCAATATTTAGCTTCTCTGGGTAAAGCTCAGACGGCTGCTGTTAAACGTGATGCTGATATTGGTGTTGCTGAGGCTAATCGTGATGCTGGAATTcgg gaAGCTGAATGTGAAAAAACAGCAATGGACATAAAATACAACACGGATTCTAAAATAGAAGACAACGCCCGTCTCTTTCAACTACAAAAAGCGAATTTCGATCAAGAAGTCAATACAGCT AAAGCCGAAGCTCAGCTTGCCTACGAACTTCAAGCGGCTAAAATAAAgcagaaaataagaaatgagGAGATTCAGATTGAAGTTGTCGAGAGACATAAGATGATAGAGGTTGAAGAACAGGAGGTCCGTCGTAAGGAACACGAGCTTAAGAGTACTGTTCGTTTGCCTGCTGAAGCTGAGCATTATAAGATGACCACTGTTGCGGAAGGaaaaag AACGCAAACTGTTGAAAATGCTAAAGCCGAAGCCGAGAAAATAAGATTGATAGGAGAATCAGAAGCTAAAACATTAGACATTATTGGTACCGCAGAGGCCGAAAGAATGCGTTTGAAGGCCCAAgtctacaaaaaatataacgagGCTGCTATATTGAATATTGCTTTGAACGCAATGCCTAAG aTTGCCGCCGAGATCGCTGCCCCTCTGGCGAGAACAGACGAAATCGTACTACTGGGAGGTAACGACGGCGTAACTAACGAACTGACCCGTCTGGTGGGTCAAGTACCACCGGCGGTGCAAGCACTCACTGGTGTTGACCTTTCTAAAGTTTTAGGAAAAATTCCGGGGGctaaataa
- the LOC123271619 gene encoding protein ABHD18, producing MPPSRLDSVYRRILLTKFFTKGWGNPESLRRIFEFRKVVANREACYNLIPRDYPITITKDEEWSDCHIIEGNFETPFEQHLPNIMPEETKTSYFQLILPLKWTSHKIKPVCLHLAGTGDHYFWRRRNLIAKPLLKESGIGSLLLENPFYGLRKPKDQIRSNLLNVSDIFIMGGCLMMECIVLLNWCEQNGLGPLGLTGLSMGGHMASLAATNWPKPISLVPCLSWSTASPVFTQGVMANSINWSLLQSQYFSDTMYQNDLAKMVKIIDQDDAFLAGQHFAQHFPASVRRMCELTDDLKNNSDKNQDNNIIKRASFDVTDESAADEKAAAKMFPLNLISNRFKPSEPELMDDVCMLPAEKNNGTDKRREQEALQFMRGIMDECTHLRNFEVPVDTNLIIAVCAKDDAYVPRDNCMSLEKIWPGAEVRFINAGHVSAYLLHQKQFRSTIAESFDRYSRKYLKNS from the exons ATGCCACCTAGTCGGCTGGACTCTGTTTACCGAAGAATATTGTTGACTAAATTTTTCACTAAAGGTTGGGGCAATCCTGAAAGTTTGAGAag gatttttgaatttagaaaagttGTTGCTAATCGAGAAGCTTGTTATAATCTTATACCTCGAGACTATCCAATTACAATAACCAAG GATGAAGAATGGTCTGACTGTCACATAATCGAAGGAAATTTTGAAACACCATTTGAACAACATTTACCAAATATAATGCCCGAGGAAACAAAAACATCATACTTTCAACTAATACTACCTCTAAAGTGGACTTCTCACAAAATAAAACCCGTCTGTTTGCATCTTGCAGGAACTGGAGACcac TACTTTTGGCGCAGAAGGAATCTAATTGCTAAACCACTGCTAAAAGAATCTGGAATCGGATCATTATTACTTGAAAATCCATTTTATGGCTTGAGAAAACCTAAAGATCAAAT TCGCTCCAATTTGCTGAATGTGTCGGATATTTTTATCATGGGAGGTTGTTTGATGATGGAGTGCATCGTTCTGCTGAATTGGTGCGAGCAAAATGGATTAGGACCCCTTGGCTTGACGGGGTTGTCTATGGGTGGCCat ATGGCTTCGCTAGCAGCTACAAATTGGCCAAAACCAATTTCGCTAGTTCCCTGCTTGTCTTGGTCCACAGCTTCTCCAGTTTTTACCCAAGGAGTGATGGCTAATTCGATAAATTGGTCCCTTTTACAGTCGCAATATTTTTCTGATACTATGTATCAAAACGATTTGGCTAAAAtggttaaaataattgatcaagat gatgcATTCTTAGCCGGTCAACATTTTGCGCAACATTTTCCTGCGAGTGTAAGAAGGATGTGCGAGCTTACAGAcgatcttaaaaataattcggataAAAATCAagacaataatataataaagcGCGCAAGTTTCGACGTAACAGATGAATCGGCAGCAGATGAAAAAGCAGCTGCTAAAATGTTTCCTCTGAATCTTATATCAAACCGATTTAAACCTTCAGAGCCTGAATTAATGGAcg ATGTCTGTATGCTGCCTGccgaaaaaaataatggaacAGATAAACGTCGCGAACAGGAAGCGCTCCAATTTATGCGTGGCATAATGGACGAGTGTACCCATTTACGTAACTTCGAAGTACCTGTTGatactaatttaataatagccGTCTGCGCTAAAGACGACGCTTATGTTCCGCGTGACAATTGCATGAGCTTGGAAAAAATTTGGCCTGGAGCTGAAGTCCGTTTTATTAATGCTGGCCATGTTAGCGCTTATTTGCTTCATCAGAAACAATTtag atcaACAATAGCGGAATCCTTTGACAGATATTCAAGGAAATACTTGAAAAatagttga